The Callithrix jacchus isolate 240 chromosome X, calJac240_pri, whole genome shotgun sequence genome contains a region encoding:
- the CCNQ gene encoding cyclin-Q isoform X2: MEGPEGGGRGPVARGPEGRPAPEARVHFRVARFIMEAGVKLGMRSIPIATACTIYHKFFCESSLDAYDPYLVAMSSIYLAGKVEEQHLRTRDIINVSNRYLDPSGEPLELDSRFWELRDSIVQCELLVLRVLRFQVSFQHPHKYLLHYLVSFKNWLNRHSWQRTPVAVTAWALLRDSYHGGLCLRFQAQHIAVAVLYLALQVYGVEVPAEVEAEKPWWQIYAMDTEIP; the protein is encoded by the exons ATGGAAGGCCCGGAGGGCGGCGGACGGGGACCCGTAGCGCGGGGCCCCGAGGGACGGCCGGCGCCCGAAGCCAGAGTGCACTTCCGAGTGGCGAGGTTCATCATGGAGGCAG GTGTCAAGCTGGGGATGCGGTCCATTCCCATTGCCACTGCTTGCACCATTTACCATAAGTTCTTCTGTGAGAGCAGCCTGGATGCCTATGACCCTTACTTGGTCGCCATGTCTTCCATTTACCTGGCTGGCAAAGTGGAAGAGCAGCATCTGCGGACCCGTGATATCATCAATGTGTCCAACAG GTACCTTGACCCAAGCGGTGAGCCCCTGGAGTTGGACTCCCGCTTCTGGGAGCTCCGAGACAGCATTGTGCAGTGCGAGCTTCTCGTGCTGAGAGTTCTGCGCTTCCAGGTCTCCTTCCAGCATCCACACAAG TACCTGCTCCACTACCTGGTTTCCTTCAAGAACTGGCTGAACCGCCACAGCTGGCAGCGGACTCCTGTTGCCGTCACTGCCTGGGCCCTGCTTCGGGACAGCTACCACGGGGGGCTGTGCCTCCGCTTCCAGGCCCAGCACATAGCCGTGGCAGTGCTCTACCTGGCCCTGCAGGTCTATGGAGTCGAGGTACCTGCTGAGGTCGAGGCTGAgaagccatggtggcag ATTTATGCCATGGACACAGAGATCCCCTAA
- the CCNQ gene encoding cyclin-Q isoform X1 gives MEGPEGGGRGPVARGPEGRPAPEARVHFRVARFIMEAGVKLGMRSIPIATACTIYHKFFCESSLDAYDPYLVAMSSIYLAGKVEEQHLRTRDIINVSNRYLDPSGEPLELDSRFWELRDSIVQCELLVLRVLRFQVSFQHPHKYLLHYLVSFKNWLNRHSWQRTPVAVTAWALLRDSYHGGLCLRFQAQHIAVAVLYLALQVYGVEVPAEVEAEKPWWQVFSDDLTKPIIDNIVSDLIQIYAMDTEIP, from the exons ATGGAAGGCCCGGAGGGCGGCGGACGGGGACCCGTAGCGCGGGGCCCCGAGGGACGGCCGGCGCCCGAAGCCAGAGTGCACTTCCGAGTGGCGAGGTTCATCATGGAGGCAG GTGTCAAGCTGGGGATGCGGTCCATTCCCATTGCCACTGCTTGCACCATTTACCATAAGTTCTTCTGTGAGAGCAGCCTGGATGCCTATGACCCTTACTTGGTCGCCATGTCTTCCATTTACCTGGCTGGCAAAGTGGAAGAGCAGCATCTGCGGACCCGTGATATCATCAATGTGTCCAACAG GTACCTTGACCCAAGCGGTGAGCCCCTGGAGTTGGACTCCCGCTTCTGGGAGCTCCGAGACAGCATTGTGCAGTGCGAGCTTCTCGTGCTGAGAGTTCTGCGCTTCCAGGTCTCCTTCCAGCATCCACACAAG TACCTGCTCCACTACCTGGTTTCCTTCAAGAACTGGCTGAACCGCCACAGCTGGCAGCGGACTCCTGTTGCCGTCACTGCCTGGGCCCTGCTTCGGGACAGCTACCACGGGGGGCTGTGCCTCCGCTTCCAGGCCCAGCACATAGCCGTGGCAGTGCTCTACCTGGCCCTGCAGGTCTATGGAGTCGAGGTACCTGCTGAGGTCGAGGCTGAgaagccatggtggcag GTATTTAGTGACGACCTTACCAAGCCAATCATTGATAATATTGTGTCTGATCTCATTCAGATTTATGCCATGGACACAGAGATCCCCTAA
- the CCNQ gene encoding cyclin-Q isoform X3 has translation MRSIPIATACTIYHKFFCESSLDAYDPYLVAMSSIYLAGKVEEQHLRTRDIINVSNRYLDPSGEPLELDSRFWELRDSIVQCELLVLRVLRFQVSFQHPHKYLLHYLVSFKNWLNRHSWQRTPVAVTAWALLRDSYHGGLCLRFQAQHIAVAVLYLALQVYGVEVPAEVEAEKPWWQVFSDDLTKPIIDNIVSDLIQIYAMDTEIP, from the exons ATGCGGTCCATTCCCATTGCCACTGCTTGCACCATTTACCATAAGTTCTTCTGTGAGAGCAGCCTGGATGCCTATGACCCTTACTTGGTCGCCATGTCTTCCATTTACCTGGCTGGCAAAGTGGAAGAGCAGCATCTGCGGACCCGTGATATCATCAATGTGTCCAACAG GTACCTTGACCCAAGCGGTGAGCCCCTGGAGTTGGACTCCCGCTTCTGGGAGCTCCGAGACAGCATTGTGCAGTGCGAGCTTCTCGTGCTGAGAGTTCTGCGCTTCCAGGTCTCCTTCCAGCATCCACACAAG TACCTGCTCCACTACCTGGTTTCCTTCAAGAACTGGCTGAACCGCCACAGCTGGCAGCGGACTCCTGTTGCCGTCACTGCCTGGGCCCTGCTTCGGGACAGCTACCACGGGGGGCTGTGCCTCCGCTTCCAGGCCCAGCACATAGCCGTGGCAGTGCTCTACCTGGCCCTGCAGGTCTATGGAGTCGAGGTACCTGCTGAGGTCGAGGCTGAgaagccatggtggcag GTATTTAGTGACGACCTTACCAAGCCAATCATTGATAATATTGTGTCTGATCTCATTCAGATTTATGCCATGGACACAGAGATCCCCTAA